In Ammoniphilus sp. CFH 90114, a genomic segment contains:
- a CDS encoding alanyl-tRNA editing protein — MTKELYITDSYLRECACHILSVDGEKVIVDQTVCYPTGGGQEHDTGVIIQNGQEFEIFQVKKQSGQIVHFVKNAHLLAIGEAEIRLDWDRRYSLMSHHTLLHVLGAVVYKKYGALCTGNQIYPERARIDFNEFPELSQEEVQAIVDETNAIIKENYPISYRTVTRAEAENESGLIKTFVNLLPAHVTEVRLVSIGSIDEQACGGTHVKATGEIGMMKITDIKSKGKNNRRFEVVATR; from the coding sequence ATGACGAAGGAACTGTATATAACAGACAGCTATTTAAGAGAGTGTGCGTGTCATATTCTATCCGTGGACGGAGAAAAAGTCATCGTTGACCAGACAGTATGCTATCCTACCGGAGGCGGTCAGGAACATGACACTGGTGTAATCATTCAAAATGGTCAAGAGTTCGAGATTTTCCAAGTAAAAAAACAAAGCGGTCAAATCGTCCACTTTGTAAAAAATGCTCACTTATTAGCCATTGGGGAAGCGGAGATTCGACTTGATTGGGATCGTCGGTATTCCCTTATGTCACATCACACATTACTACATGTTTTGGGAGCAGTCGTATATAAAAAATACGGGGCGCTTTGTACAGGGAACCAAATTTACCCAGAGCGAGCTAGAATTGATTTTAATGAATTCCCCGAACTTAGCCAAGAGGAAGTACAAGCCATCGTAGATGAGACAAACGCGATCATTAAGGAAAATTACCCTATCTCTTATCGTACGGTAACTCGAGCGGAAGCGGAAAATGAATCCGGGCTTATCAAGACATTTGTCAATCTGCTCCCTGCTCATGTTACAGAAGTGCGCTTGGTCTCTATTGGTTCTATCGATGAACAAGCATGCGGTGGTACACATGTAAAGGCTACAGGTGAAATTGGAATGATGAAGATCACGGATATCAAGAGTAAGGGGAAAAATAATAGGCGCTTTGAGGTTGTCGCAACGCGATAA
- a CDS encoding TRAP transporter substrate-binding protein, which translates to MRKGRILATIVVAFSVLAAGCGGSKPETTGQTNVQEAAPESKETNPITIKLAHTNSATDRDPYHAVALKFKEIMEKNEKVKVEIFPGGQLGGEQRAFQDMQNGIIQATVLASNNASVFAPSLSVLDLPFLFKSNDEFKKVITELDGKFTDIMIKESDTRPIAWGVQGFRVLSNSKKPVEKMEDLKGIKIRVPNNPVQVSTFKAWNSEPVAMGFDELFGALQQKVVDGMEMTYVGIAQQKFYEVQSYVTDLRYKLAINPLVVSETWFQSLPQDVQEEILAAGKEITEHAFSIAEELEKEGKDILTEKGVQLSGRPVDEEVWVQEAMKVWPDVYPLIKDPTILDEVLKVLDIEKP; encoded by the coding sequence ATGAGAAAAGGAAGGATTTTAGCAACGATTGTAGTTGCCTTTAGCGTGCTAGCTGCAGGTTGTGGAGGTAGCAAACCGGAGACTACAGGACAAACCAATGTTCAAGAGGCGGCTCCAGAGTCGAAAGAAACAAACCCAATTACGATTAAGCTGGCGCATACCAATTCGGCTACAGATCGGGATCCCTATCATGCAGTCGCGCTGAAGTTTAAAGAAATCATGGAGAAAAACGAGAAGGTCAAGGTGGAAATTTTTCCAGGAGGACAGCTTGGTGGAGAGCAAAGAGCATTCCAGGATATGCAAAATGGTATTATCCAAGCTACGGTCTTAGCTTCAAACAATGCGAGTGTATTTGCACCTTCCCTTAGTGTTCTTGACTTGCCTTTCTTATTCAAGAGCAATGACGAATTCAAAAAAGTGATCACAGAACTTGATGGCAAGTTTACGGATATCATGATTAAAGAAAGCGATACGCGTCCCATTGCATGGGGAGTTCAAGGTTTTAGGGTCCTATCCAACAGTAAGAAACCAGTTGAAAAAATGGAGGATCTAAAGGGGATTAAGATTCGAGTTCCCAATAATCCCGTCCAGGTTTCCACTTTTAAAGCATGGAATTCGGAGCCTGTAGCCATGGGCTTTGATGAGTTGTTCGGGGCCCTCCAGCAAAAAGTGGTGGATGGAATGGAAATGACTTATGTCGGAATCGCCCAGCAGAAATTTTATGAAGTCCAAAGTTATGTGACAGACCTCCGTTATAAGTTAGCAATTAATCCATTGGTGGTATCCGAAACATGGTTCCAAAGCCTTCCGCAAGATGTTCAAGAAGAAATTCTAGCTGCGGGGAAAGAGATAACGGAACATGCCTTTAGTATTGCAGAGGAGCTGGAGAAAGAAGGGAAAGATATTCTAACGGAAAAAGGGGTTCAATTATCTGGAAGACCTGTGGATGAGGAAGTTTGGGTACAAGAGGCCATGAAGGTTTGGCCAGACGTTTATCCTTTAATTAAAGATCCAACCATTCTAGATGAGGTGCTAAAAGTTTTAGATATCGAAAAGCCGTAA
- a CDS encoding TRAP transporter small permease, which yields MKKRWFQLIHNFENIITGFLLCTIITLLFIQVIARYVFGSAFSWTEEIARFGFLAMVYISASIGIQRGSHIRINAHILRFPEPIQKIIFLMGISFGLHSIFL from the coding sequence ATGAAAAAACGTTGGTTCCAGCTTATCCATAATTTTGAAAATATCATTACTGGTTTTTTGCTTTGTACGATCATCACTCTTCTATTTATTCAGGTGATTGCTCGATATGTCTTTGGTAGTGCTTTTTCATGGACAGAAGAAATTGCTCGTTTCGGGTTCCTTGCCATGGTATATATCTCTGCAAGCATTGGGATCCAGAGAGGAAGTCATATCAGAATTAATGCCCATATCCTTCGATTTCCGGAACCCATACAAAAAATCATCTTTCTTATGGGGATATCGTTTGGGTTACATTCAATTTTTTTGTGA
- a CDS encoding HAMP domain-containing sensor histidine kinase, with the protein MIHTLKTRVVLTFLGVVVISVAVSFFVSSKVLSGPFIEQERKKFIESAAAIVHLYEETLPKNFHTFMEGIANLKKVNLRLYSEDGSFTDYGKMDASTNIEISSDELNSILAGTDYVNPGKGLTCVCDMVVGTKISIDGIDYALLIQPDMTSERIQVNQNVLFVLSIVLVVGAILTFVASSFLTKPIVQLTAATKQLAAGNFKVRLPCSGRKDEIGDLTESFNCMAEELESLEQMRQDFVSNVSHEIQSPLTSIKGFAAMLKKGGMTEEERNRSLDIINEESDRLSKLSDNLLRLAALDADRLPYVPAKYPLDEQLRRVVLMLEPHWGKKEIEIDFCVEERIEVCADQDLMEQVWINLLTNAIKFTDKQGAIKVEAHVDKDQIQVSITDNGMGIPEEKVKYIFDRFYKADDARDRRKEGNGLGLSIVHKIVTLHSGEIHVSSQIGHGSQFVVEMPKGY; encoded by the coding sequence ATGATCCATACCCTTAAGACTCGAGTCGTCCTTACCTTCCTTGGTGTTGTAGTCATTAGTGTTGCTGTTTCCTTTTTTGTATCAAGTAAAGTATTAAGCGGACCCTTCATTGAGCAGGAGCGCAAGAAATTTATTGAATCGGCCGCAGCCATTGTTCATCTGTATGAAGAGACCCTCCCTAAAAATTTTCATACTTTCATGGAGGGGATCGCCAATCTGAAAAAGGTAAATCTTCGATTATATTCAGAAGACGGTTCATTCACAGATTATGGGAAAATGGACGCTTCAACCAATATAGAAATTAGCTCGGACGAGTTAAATTCCATACTGGCTGGAACCGACTATGTGAATCCAGGCAAGGGGTTGACCTGTGTCTGTGATATGGTGGTGGGTACAAAGATCTCGATTGATGGGATCGACTATGCTTTGCTCATTCAGCCCGATATGACGTCTGAGCGCATTCAGGTCAATCAGAATGTTTTATTCGTCCTTTCCATCGTGCTGGTGGTAGGTGCGATACTGACCTTCGTGGCTTCTAGCTTCCTCACGAAGCCCATCGTCCAATTGACTGCTGCAACCAAGCAATTAGCTGCGGGAAATTTTAAGGTCAGGCTTCCGTGCTCAGGTCGAAAGGATGAAATTGGCGATCTTACGGAATCGTTTAACTGTATGGCAGAGGAGTTAGAGAGTCTTGAACAGATGCGGCAGGATTTTGTATCCAACGTCTCCCATGAGATTCAATCTCCGTTGACCTCGATTAAGGGTTTTGCTGCCATGTTGAAAAAAGGCGGGATGACAGAAGAAGAGAGGAACCGGTCGTTAGACATTATTAATGAAGAAAGCGATCGTCTATCAAAGCTTAGTGACAATCTCCTTCGATTGGCGGCGCTTGATGCCGATCGGCTTCCCTATGTGCCTGCTAAGTATCCATTGGACGAACAGCTCCGTCGAGTCGTGCTCATGCTAGAACCGCATTGGGGAAAAAAAGAGATCGAGATAGATTTTTGTGTGGAGGAACGGATCGAAGTCTGTGCCGATCAGGACTTAATGGAGCAGGTTTGGATTAATCTGCTGACAAATGCTATCAAATTCACGGACAAACAGGGTGCGATCAAGGTTGAAGCTCACGTGGACAAGGACCAAATCCAGGTCTCCATTACGGATAATGGGATGGGTATTCCTGAGGAAAAGGTTAAATATATATTTGATCGCTTTTACAAAGCAGACGATGCTAGGGATCGGCGAAAAGAGGGCAATGGTCTTGGATTATCCATTGTCCATAAGATCGTTACCCTTCATTCAGGGGAGATCCATGTATCTAGTCAGATTGGGCACGGGAGTCAGTTTGTAGTAGAGATGCCAAAGGGGTATTAA
- a CDS encoding class II fructose-bisphosphate aldolase — protein MKLVKGTDLLYHALENQYAVGAFSIHTAEMVKGVLAAAEEEKAPIMLQIGQRAIRNSGFKTLINYIHHFGHQVSIPVSIHLDHGNSFEQVMVALQQGCTSVMFDGSHRPLETNIAITKQVVQAAHACGVSVEAELGKIAGVEDDLSVDEKDAFYTDPEEALYFYQETGVDSLAVAIGSAHGLYKQEPKLDLARLNQIYQAIRIPIVLHGGSGIPAEQIREAIPLGISKINVDTELRAAYTEGLKASLEERGSSLDPYRYQLDAEERMKEIVRQKIRVFQSNNQVR, from the coding sequence ATGAAGCTAGTCAAAGGCACGGATCTGCTTTATCACGCACTAGAAAATCAATATGCTGTAGGCGCCTTCAGTATCCACACGGCTGAAATGGTAAAAGGAGTTCTTGCTGCAGCGGAAGAAGAAAAAGCACCTATTATGCTGCAAATTGGGCAAAGAGCCATACGGAATAGCGGTTTTAAGACGCTAATCAATTACATCCACCATTTTGGTCATCAGGTATCTATTCCTGTATCCATTCACCTTGATCACGGAAACAGTTTTGAGCAAGTTATGGTTGCTTTGCAGCAAGGGTGCACTTCGGTAATGTTTGACGGATCCCATCGCCCTTTAGAAACCAATATTGCAATCACAAAGCAAGTCGTGCAAGCCGCTCATGCATGCGGAGTTTCAGTAGAAGCCGAACTAGGTAAAATAGCCGGAGTAGAAGATGATCTTTCTGTAGATGAAAAAGATGCCTTTTATACCGATCCTGAGGAAGCCCTGTACTTTTACCAGGAGACAGGAGTGGATTCATTAGCTGTTGCGATTGGTTCCGCCCACGGATTATACAAACAGGAGCCGAAGTTGGATTTAGCCCGACTAAATCAGATTTATCAAGCGATAAGGATCCCTATCGTGTTACATGGTGGATCAGGCATTCCGGCTGAGCAAATCCGTGAAGCCATTCCTCTTGGGATATCAAAAATCAATGTGGATACAGAGCTGCGAGCGGCATATACAGAAGGCTTAAAGGCATCATTGGAAGAGAGGGGAAGTTCCCTTGATCCATATCGTTATCAATTGGATGCAGAAGAAAGGATGAAAGAAATCGTTCGTCAGAAAATCCGAGTATTTCAAAGCAATAATCAGGTTAGATGA
- a CDS encoding BsuPI-related putative proteinase inhibitor, with translation MRKTAMKLVALGMVIGVIGTTGAVLAASSLTSIQVSLDPIRMNVNGERLQGHGMDGKSGQYFNGKKHVPTTMIYEGTTYVPVRLAAESFGYQVDWDGKNRVINFQNDKQPPKGIVAGSLETTISHDVNKDGSIDFKFVLKNQTEREMTLSFSSGQRFDYNIRNAQGDVVKNYAADKLFIQALGEKVLKQGEEWIITDQADSLPKGEYTIEFWITSKEEQAKQNYTFTIK, from the coding sequence ATGAGAAAAACAGCGATGAAATTAGTGGCTTTGGGGATGGTTATTGGTGTTATAGGAACAACGGGAGCGGTCCTAGCTGCTTCTTCATTAACCTCGATTCAAGTTAGTTTGGATCCCATTCGTATGAATGTAAACGGAGAACGACTTCAGGGGCATGGGATGGACGGAAAATCTGGACAATATTTTAACGGGAAGAAGCATGTTCCAACCACGATGATTTATGAAGGTACGACGTATGTTCCTGTTCGATTAGCCGCAGAGTCTTTTGGTTATCAAGTAGACTGGGATGGTAAAAATCGGGTAATCAACTTCCAAAACGATAAGCAGCCTCCAAAGGGCATTGTCGCTGGCTCATTAGAAACCACTATTTCTCATGACGTAAATAAAGATGGAAGTATCGATTTCAAGTTTGTTTTAAAAAATCAAACCGAACGGGAAATGACGTTATCCTTTAGTAGCGGGCAGCGATTTGACTATAACATTCGAAATGCACAAGGTGACGTGGTGAAAAACTACGCTGCTGACAAACTTTTCATACAGGCCTTAGGAGAAAAAGTCTTAAAACAAGGGGAAGAGTGGATCATTACGGATCAGGCTGACTCCTTACCCAAGGGTGAATACACCATCGAATTTTGGATCACTTCAAAAGAAGAACAAGCGAAACAAAATTACACGTTCACCATCAAGTAG
- a CDS encoding TRAP transporter large permease — translation MSAEILIWVLLFSFLALGIPIYVAIGASTVIVLLQSELPLTIIPLDLFKVTDMFPLLAVPAFILAGALMERLGIANQIVEFIMMLVGRMRGGLGVVTILGCVFFAAMIGSGPATVAAMGSIMIPSMIKRGYSVDYAAGVCSTGGTLGILIPPSNPMILYGVIANVSISGLFMAGFIPGFLVGLVLILTAYSIARKQGFGGSTERYEVKEIIQCFGRNFWSLLSPIIILGGIYLGVFTPVEASVVAVFYALLVGFIVNKTLSWQKIKESIDMTNVATSTVVIVVGVSVLFGRFLTLYQVPHKLTEMLLSITDSPYMVLTMILAFLFILGMFMDTLATIVILAPILVPVITSLGIDPIFFGILWVMANEVALLTPPLGPNLFIAMNLTGISLERASKSILPYTAALIITVFLVMRFGEGLVLFLPRLMGH, via the coding sequence TTGTCAGCTGAAATCCTAATTTGGGTACTATTATTTTCCTTCCTTGCTTTGGGGATTCCGATCTATGTGGCTATTGGGGCATCCACGGTGATTGTTTTACTTCAAAGTGAATTGCCTCTAACCATTATTCCGTTAGATCTGTTTAAGGTAACCGACATGTTCCCTTTATTAGCCGTTCCAGCTTTTATTTTAGCAGGGGCCTTAATGGAGCGACTAGGTATAGCTAACCAAATCGTAGAGTTTATTATGATGCTGGTTGGAAGAATGAGAGGCGGATTGGGAGTCGTCACGATATTGGGTTGTGTATTTTTTGCTGCCATGATTGGTTCAGGTCCCGCAACGGTAGCAGCGATGGGCAGCATCATGATCCCGTCGATGATTAAGCGCGGGTATTCAGTAGATTACGCTGCAGGTGTATGTTCCACGGGAGGAACACTAGGGATTCTAATTCCGCCAAGTAATCCCATGATCTTATACGGGGTAATTGCAAATGTCTCCATCTCAGGATTATTCATGGCAGGATTTATCCCCGGTTTCTTAGTTGGCTTAGTTCTCATCCTCACAGCCTATTCCATTGCTCGTAAGCAGGGGTTCGGCGGCAGTACCGAAAGATATGAAGTTAAAGAAATTATTCAATGTTTTGGTAGAAACTTTTGGTCCTTGCTTTCTCCTATTATCATCCTAGGAGGTATTTACTTGGGAGTTTTCACTCCGGTTGAGGCTTCCGTAGTAGCCGTTTTCTATGCATTATTGGTTGGTTTCATCGTAAACAAAACTTTAAGCTGGCAGAAGATAAAAGAAAGCATAGATATGACAAACGTTGCCACTTCGACTGTTGTTATTGTAGTAGGTGTATCCGTTTTATTTGGGAGATTTCTAACCCTTTATCAAGTTCCACATAAGTTGACTGAAATGCTATTAAGTATAACCGATAGTCCTTATATGGTATTGACCATGATCTTAGCTTTCCTTTTTATCCTAGGCATGTTTATGGACACGCTTGCAACCATTGTTATCCTAGCGCCTATTCTTGTTCCAGTGATCACTAGTTTAGGCATTGATCCTATATTCTTTGGAATTCTATGGGTTATGGCAAATGAAGTGGCTCTATTAACACCGCCACTTGGTCCCAATCTCTTTATTGCCATGAATCTTACGGGAATCTCTCTTGAGCGCGCTTCCAAGTCTATACTTCCTTATACAGCAGCATTAATCATTACAGTCTTTTTGGTCATGAGGTTTGGAGAAGGCTTGGTGCTGTTTTTGCCAAGGCTGATGGGGCATTAA
- a CDS encoding GNAT family N-acetyltransferase — translation MIRKYEEQDLEEIINIFIAASRLAHSFVSEEFIQEEVHNIRSLYIHQTRTFVYEHNHKVIGFICLMANEIGALFVAPQWHGCGIGKDLMNYVRSLHKTLEVEVFKENQMARSFYETCGFTELKEHIHTSGHTLLRLRYDMMSLSLKKS, via the coding sequence ATGATTAGGAAGTATGAAGAACAAGATTTGGAAGAAATCATCAACATCTTTATAGCTGCCTCCAGACTTGCACACTCTTTTGTTTCCGAAGAATTTATTCAGGAAGAGGTTCATAATATTCGAAGCCTCTATATCCACCAGACTAGAACCTTTGTATATGAACATAACCACAAAGTCATCGGTTTCATATGTTTAATGGCAAATGAAATAGGAGCTCTCTTTGTTGCTCCACAATGGCATGGTTGCGGCATTGGAAAAGATTTAATGAATTATGTGAGATCCTTGCATAAAACACTTGAAGTTGAGGTTTTCAAAGAAAATCAAATGGCTAGAAGCTTTTATGAGACATGTGGTTTTACTGAACTCAAAGAACATATTCATACAAGCGGTCATACTCTACTTCGGTTAAGATACGATATGATGTCCTTGTCTCTAAAGAAATCGTAG
- a CDS encoding response regulator transcription factor, translated as MAHILVVDDDPYIQDLIRMTLQSEGFHVTLAGDGEEALTKLEQQKIDLGIIDILMPKMDGYKLCQEIKDYLDIPIIMVTAKGETGDKVKGFRMGTDDYLVKPFEPLELIVRVHALLKRYKINHSQQIEIGNVTLFAANHEVMIDEEDIHLPPKEFEILFHFASHPNQTFTRRQLVEKFWGLEYEGDERTVDVHIKRLRERFAPLTESFSIVTVRGLGYKLTVNL; from the coding sequence ATGGCTCATATTTTGGTGGTGGATGATGACCCTTACATTCAAGATCTCATTCGAATGACCTTACAGAGTGAAGGCTTCCACGTTACTTTAGCGGGGGACGGAGAAGAGGCGCTAACGAAGCTGGAGCAGCAGAAAATAGACTTGGGGATCATTGATATCCTGATGCCGAAGATGGATGGATACAAGCTTTGTCAAGAAATCAAAGATTATTTGGATATTCCGATTATCATGGTGACGGCTAAGGGAGAGACAGGGGATAAAGTCAAAGGATTTCGGATGGGCACAGATGATTATTTAGTCAAACCGTTTGAACCACTCGAGCTCATTGTTCGTGTCCATGCGCTGCTCAAGCGGTACAAAATCAACCACTCTCAGCAGATTGAGATTGGAAATGTAACGTTGTTTGCAGCGAACCACGAGGTCATGATAGATGAGGAAGACATTCATCTTCCGCCTAAAGAATTTGAGATTCTATTTCATTTTGCCAGTCACCCAAACCAGACTTTCACTAGGAGACAGCTCGTGGAGAAATTCTGGGGGCTTGAATATGAGGGAGACGAACGAACAGTGGATGTTCATATTAAACGATTACGGGAGCGTTTTGCACCTTTGACTGAAAGCTTTTCCATCGTGACGGTGAGAGGACTAGGCTATAAACTGACGGTGAACTTATGA
- a CDS encoding ABC transporter ATP-binding protein yields the protein MREYSKYIKKYYKPFSVALLFLMLEAVCDLLQPTIMAKIIDVGIANRDLDYILKMGGVMLGVTLLGGVAASTRSILASITSQNFGADLRLDLFQKIQTLSFNSINRYDRASLITRLTNDVTQVQMFVNGLMRIYIKAPLLAIGGLIMATKLNIHLSIVLAVVVPIVAVLIMVNMKLSLPLFTKVQHALDRVNGAMREYLSGVRVVKAFNRFDYEMLKFSRFNEGFQDKSIAATRVIAIFTPIIMLVMNLGIVVVLWIGGVGVENGSIQVGHVVAFTNYMTQILFSLMIISMVFNMFVRAKTSASRIGQVLHEEEDRTGDHKSLLSDSCGRIDFEHVYFSYDHASLEPVLKDVTFTCMPGETVGIIGKTGSGKSSLIGLIPRFYDVTSGAIKLNGKDIREIDPKSIRDRIAIVAQKTTLFTGTIIENIRWGREDASLEEIQLAAKIADAHGFIMDSPEGYETRIGQGGVNLSGGQKQRVSMARALIKKPEILILDDSTSALDVATEAKIKESLKTYTKELTCILVSQRISTVVDADRIIVLDDGKIVGTGSHSELLKTCLTYQEIYQSQVGKEVRLS from the coding sequence ATGAGGGAATATTCCAAATACATAAAGAAATATTATAAACCATTTAGTGTTGCTTTGTTGTTTCTGATGCTTGAAGCTGTTTGTGACCTGCTTCAGCCTACGATCATGGCAAAAATTATTGATGTTGGCATAGCGAATCGAGATTTGGACTATATCTTGAAGATGGGTGGGGTTATGCTTGGAGTTACGTTGTTGGGAGGAGTTGCTGCTTCAACAAGAAGTATTTTGGCCAGCATTACTTCGCAAAATTTCGGGGCTGACCTGCGTCTTGACCTATTCCAAAAGATTCAAACGCTCTCTTTTAACAGTATTAATCGATATGACCGTGCTTCCTTGATTACGAGATTAACGAATGATGTAACTCAAGTGCAAATGTTTGTGAATGGACTAATGCGAATTTATATTAAAGCTCCTTTACTCGCCATAGGCGGTTTGATCATGGCAACCAAGTTAAATATCCATCTGTCTATTGTGTTGGCTGTTGTTGTACCTATCGTGGCTGTTTTAATTATGGTGAATATGAAGCTTAGCTTGCCCCTGTTTACAAAGGTTCAGCATGCCCTTGATCGAGTAAATGGGGCCATGAGAGAGTACTTATCAGGAGTTAGAGTGGTAAAGGCGTTCAATCGTTTTGATTATGAAATGTTAAAATTTAGTAGATTTAATGAGGGGTTTCAGGATAAGTCGATCGCTGCAACAAGAGTCATTGCTATTTTTACTCCCATTATTATGTTGGTCATGAATTTAGGGATTGTTGTCGTCCTTTGGATTGGGGGCGTTGGAGTTGAAAATGGGAGTATCCAAGTCGGACATGTTGTTGCTTTTACAAACTACATGACCCAGATTCTTTTTTCTTTGATGATCATTTCCATGGTATTCAATATGTTTGTAAGGGCAAAAACGTCGGCAAGCCGAATTGGTCAAGTCTTACACGAAGAAGAGGATAGGACAGGAGATCATAAGTCACTCCTTTCAGATTCTTGTGGGAGAATCGATTTTGAGCATGTGTACTTTTCCTATGATCATGCCTCTTTAGAGCCTGTTCTTAAAGATGTTACGTTTACATGTATGCCGGGGGAAACCGTGGGTATTATTGGTAAGACGGGATCGGGAAAGAGTAGTCTTATAGGGCTGATCCCACGCTTTTATGATGTGACAAGCGGCGCTATTAAACTAAATGGAAAAGACATTAGGGAAATCGACCCGAAATCCATACGGGACAGAATCGCCATCGTTGCTCAGAAAACAACCTTATTTACGGGAACTATCATCGAGAATATTCGCTGGGGACGTGAAGACGCTTCGCTAGAAGAAATTCAACTCGCGGCAAAAATAGCGGATGCTCACGGGTTTATCATGGATTCACCAGAAGGCTATGAAACACGAATAGGCCAAGGGGGTGTGAATCTTTCAGGGGGGCAAAAACAGAGAGTTTCGATGGCGCGGGCTCTGATAAAGAAGCCTGAAATTTTAATCCTAGACGATAGTACAAGTGCACTTGATGTTGCAACGGAAGCTAAAATTAAAGAATCATTGAAGACCTATACGAAGGAGCTTACTTGTATTCTGGTTTCCCAGCGTATTTCAACCGTAGTGGATGCGGATCGGATTATTGTGCTAGATGACGGGAAAATCGTCGGCACTGGAAGTCATAGTGAATTATTAAAAACTTGTCTTACCTATCAAGAAATCTACCAGTCACAGGTAGGTAAGGAGGTGCGTTTAAGTTGA
- a CDS encoding class I SAM-dependent methyltransferase, which translates to MSSERAIRIFDKQANSYEKRRKKLQHAAERSRLLRHAEGKVLEVSVGAGNNFAFYPKGVQVVAADFSIKMIEKARVAAEDYDVDCEFFVSDVENLDFEENTFDTIVSTLSLCAYQHPEFVLQQFQKWAKPEAKVLLFEHGISTNSPYAWLQNRLDGLSMRLIGCHQNRDILQLMNNAGLQVDHLERMFLGSVYLIQASVNKEEGNEERG; encoded by the coding sequence TTGTCCAGTGAGAGAGCCATACGGATTTTTGACAAACAAGCCAATTCCTATGAAAAACGCAGAAAGAAACTACAGCATGCAGCTGAGCGTAGCAGGCTCCTACGGCATGCGGAGGGAAAGGTGCTTGAGGTTTCAGTCGGTGCAGGGAATAACTTCGCTTTCTACCCTAAAGGGGTGCAGGTTGTGGCCGCTGACTTTAGTATAAAGATGATTGAAAAAGCAAGAGTTGCGGCAGAGGATTACGACGTAGATTGCGAGTTCTTCGTAAGTGATGTTGAAAACTTGGATTTTGAGGAAAATACCTTTGATACCATCGTCTCCACCCTATCATTATGTGCGTATCAGCATCCGGAGTTTGTCCTTCAGCAGTTTCAAAAATGGGCAAAGCCTGAGGCGAAAGTGTTGCTATTCGAACATGGAATCAGCACCAACTCCCCGTATGCATGGCTGCAAAACCGCTTGGACGGCTTATCTATGCGACTGATCGGTTGCCATCAAAATCGAGATATATTGCAATTGATGAACAATGCAGGTTTGCAAGTTGATCATTTAGAGCGTATGTTCTTAGGTTCCGTTTATTTAATCCAGGCCTCGGTTAACAAGGAAGAGGGAAATGAAGAACGAGGTTGA
- a CDS encoding sulfite exporter TauE/SafE family protein produces the protein MEHILYLIGALAAGIIKGGFGIGAGILPVAFLSLFLPPDRVIVMLYPAMLMTTLFSLIPYWGKWDLSILKLFIPASLIGTWIGVSILALTPGNILRIVLGLLALTFVWNEWNRKRKKTTLPEDHIRPWWESGLAGIFGGMASSLAHAGGMVFSMYLVRLGLTKERFVATLIIAFTISDIMKGFFYSQLDMLQLVDLYTLITTALAGLIGVVGGTWLQRSISLERFQVVILGLISISGLILIGSVFNSL, from the coding sequence GTGGAGCATATTCTTTATCTTATTGGTGCGTTAGCCGCAGGGATTATTAAAGGAGGGTTCGGCATTGGGGCCGGAATCCTTCCTGTAGCATTCTTATCCCTGTTTCTTCCTCCTGATCGCGTGATTGTTATGCTTTATCCAGCGATGTTAATGACCACTCTATTTTCTCTTATTCCGTATTGGGGGAAATGGGATTTAAGTATTTTAAAACTATTTATCCCAGCCAGTTTAATAGGGACATGGATTGGAGTGTCAATCCTGGCCTTAACACCAGGCAATATTCTACGTATTGTATTGGGATTACTTGCATTGACTTTTGTTTGGAATGAGTGGAATAGAAAAAGAAAAAAAACTACGTTACCGGAAGATCATATCAGACCTTGGTGGGAGTCCGGATTAGCGGGAATTTTTGGAGGGATGGCAAGCAGTCTCGCCCATGCAGGAGGAATGGTCTTTAGCATGTACCTTGTGCGACTTGGATTAACGAAAGAACGTTTTGTCGCCACTCTGATCATCGCGTTTACGATCAGCGACATCATGAAGGGTTTTTTTTATAGCCAGCTTGATATGCTTCAATTAGTAGATCTGTATACTCTAATAACAACAGCTCTAGCAGGCCTTATTGGGGTCGTTGGTGGTACCTGGCTGCAACGGTCGATTTCCTTGGAACGGTTCCAGGTTGTTATTCTTGGGTTGATTTCGATTAGTGGATTGATTTTGATTGGGAGTGTTTTTAATTCTTTGTAA